The Lonsdalea populi genome window below encodes:
- the ybbP gene encoding putative ABC transporter permease subunit YbbP → MIWRWFWREWRSPSLLIVWLALTLAVACVLALGTISDRMEQGLSQQSRDFLAGDRVLRASRPVDEAVLQRAAQDSLTVSRQVSFMTMTYAGENAQLAQVKATDDRYPLYGNLQTRPAQLRAAPGTILVAPRLLALLGAQVGDRIDIGDTTLRIAGELIQEPDNGFNPFETAPRVLMNMADVASTGAIQPGGRITWRYMFAGESQDIAQYGDWIKPQLKADQRWYGMEDSPGALSKSLQRSQQFLLLSALLTLLLAIAAVTVAMSHYCRTRYDLVAVLKTLGAGRGALRRLIVGQWLSVLALAAVAGSILGLGFEAVLMRALAPVLPATLPPAGLWPWAWALGTLTLISLLVGLRPYRLLLATQPLRVLRRDVTVNVWPLRYYLPAVAVVVIGLLFVLSGSGSLLWSLLGGMVVLALLLGTIGWGSLLVLRRLTLKRLSLRLAINRLLRQPWSTIGQLAAFALSFMLLALLLLLRGDLLDRWQQQLPPDSPNYFVLNITGEQIPAVKDFLIQHQVQPDLFYPIVRARLTEINGRVATELIPEGAPGGETVNRELNLTWLPDLPQHNVLLSGQWPPKQGEVSIEQGVAERLGVSLGDTLTFTGDTQPFGAKITSFRQVDWESLRPNFFFIFPPGALEHQPQSWLTSFRLVGQDNVITQLNRQFPTLSVLDIGSILKQVGQVLQQVSRALEVMVVLVICCGLLLLLAQIQVGMGQRRQELLVYRTLGASKRLLRTTLWCEFALMGLAAGLAAALGAEAALWMLQRKVFDFPWEPNWLLWMGLPPLSALLLSLCGGWLGLRLLRGRALFRRYDA, encoded by the coding sequence ATGATCTGGCGCTGGTTTTGGCGTGAATGGCGTTCTCCTTCGCTGCTGATCGTCTGGCTGGCGCTGACGCTGGCCGTGGCCTGCGTGCTGGCGCTCGGCACCATCAGCGATCGTATGGAACAGGGACTGAGTCAGCAGAGTCGCGATTTTCTGGCGGGCGATCGGGTGCTGCGCGCATCAAGGCCGGTGGATGAAGCGGTGCTGCAACGGGCGGCGCAAGATAGCCTCACCGTCAGCCGGCAGGTGTCGTTTATGACGATGACCTACGCCGGAGAAAATGCGCAGTTGGCGCAGGTTAAAGCTACTGACGATCGCTATCCGCTGTATGGCAATTTGCAGACCCGGCCTGCGCAGCTGCGTGCCGCTCCCGGCACGATACTGGTTGCCCCGCGCCTGCTGGCGCTGTTGGGTGCGCAGGTCGGAGACCGAATTGATATCGGCGATACCACGCTGCGCATCGCGGGCGAGCTGATTCAGGAGCCGGACAACGGTTTCAATCCCTTTGAAACCGCGCCGCGCGTCCTGATGAATATGGCCGATGTCGCCAGTACCGGCGCGATTCAGCCCGGCGGCCGCATCACCTGGCGTTACATGTTCGCGGGAGAATCTCAAGACATCGCGCAGTACGGCGATTGGATTAAACCCCAACTGAAAGCGGACCAGCGCTGGTATGGCATGGAAGATTCGCCGGGCGCCTTGAGCAAGTCTCTCCAACGTTCACAGCAGTTCCTGCTGCTGTCCGCGCTGTTGACGCTGCTGCTGGCCATTGCGGCGGTGACTGTTGCGATGAGTCATTACTGCCGTACTCGCTACGATCTGGTCGCGGTGCTGAAAACGTTGGGAGCCGGTCGTGGCGCGCTGCGTCGGCTGATTGTCGGTCAGTGGCTGTCGGTGCTGGCGCTGGCGGCCGTTGCGGGAAGCATACTGGGACTGGGCTTCGAGGCGGTATTAATGCGAGCGCTGGCCCCCGTACTGCCCGCCACGCTTCCGCCCGCCGGACTCTGGCCCTGGGCATGGGCGCTCGGCACGCTGACGTTGATTTCGCTGTTGGTGGGCTTGAGGCCGTATCGCCTTCTGCTGGCGACCCAGCCGTTGCGCGTGTTGCGGCGGGATGTGACGGTCAACGTCTGGCCGCTGCGCTACTATCTGCCTGCCGTCGCGGTGGTGGTGATCGGGCTGTTGTTTGTGTTGTCTGGCAGCGGCTCGCTGCTGTGGTCGTTGCTGGGGGGAATGGTGGTGCTGGCGCTGCTGTTGGGGACGATAGGCTGGGGCAGTCTGCTGGTGCTGCGACGCCTCACGCTGAAACGGTTATCCCTGCGTCTCGCGATCAACCGACTGCTGCGTCAGCCTTGGTCAACCATCGGTCAACTGGCGGCGTTCGCGCTCTCGTTTATGCTGCTGGCGCTGTTGCTGCTCTTACGCGGCGACCTGCTGGACCGCTGGCAGCAGCAGCTGCCGCCGGACAGTCCGAACTACTTCGTGCTGAATATCACCGGCGAGCAGATCCCGGCGGTAAAAGATTTCCTGATCCAGCATCAGGTGCAGCCGGATCTCTTTTATCCGATCGTCCGGGCGCGGCTGACGGAGATTAACGGACGCGTCGCCACCGAGCTGATCCCCGAGGGTGCGCCCGGCGGGGAAACGGTCAACCGTGAGCTGAATCTGACCTGGCTGCCAGATTTGCCGCAACATAACGTGTTGTTGTCCGGACAATGGCCGCCGAAGCAGGGCGAGGTGTCGATAGAGCAGGGTGTGGCGGAGCGTCTCGGAGTGTCTCTGGGCGATACGCTGACGTTCACCGGGGACACCCAGCCGTTCGGTGCCAAAATCACCAGCTTCCGTCAGGTGGATTGGGAAAGCCTGCGGCCGAACTTCTTCTTTATCTTCCCGCCCGGCGCGCTGGAGCATCAGCCACAGTCGTGGCTGACCAGTTTCCGTCTCGTCGGGCAGGACAATGTGATAACCCAGCTTAACCGGCAGTTCCCGACGCTGAGCGTGCTGGATATCGGCTCGATCCTCAAGCAGGTCGGGCAGGTGCTGCAACAGGTCAGCCGCGCGCTGGAAGTGATGGTGGTGCTGGTCATCTGCTGCGGCCTATTGCTGTTGCTGGCGCAGATTCAGGTCGGGATGGGGCAGCGTCGTCAGGAGTTGCTGGTCTATCGCACGCTGGGGGCCAGCAAGAGGCTGCTGCGAACGACGCTGTGGTGCGAGTTTGCCTTAATGGGGCTCGCCGCCGGGCTGGCGGCGGCACTGGGCGCGGAAGCGGCGCTATGGATGTTGCAGCGCAAAGTATTCGACTTCCCATGGGAGCCCAACTGGCTGCTATGGATGGGTTTGCCGCCGCTGAGCGCCCTGCTGCTTTCCCTCTGTGGCGGATGGTTAGGATTGCGTTTGCTGCGCGGCAGGGCGCTGTTCCGGCGTTACGACGCCTAA
- the speG gene encoding spermidine N1-acetyltransferase encodes MSNTANIVRLRPLERDDLPFVHQLDNNASVMRYWFEEPYEAFVELSDLYDKHIHDQSERRFIIEHERVKVGLVELVDINHIHRRAEFQIIIDPAHQGYGYASAAARLAMDYGFAILNLYKLYLIVDKENQKAIHIYSKLGFDVEGELIHEFFINGEYRNAIRMCIFQQNYLSRHKKPSGAPSPEADITR; translated from the coding sequence ATGTCTAATACCGCCAACATCGTTCGCCTGAGACCTCTGGAACGAGATGATTTACCCTTTGTTCATCAGTTGGATAACAATGCCAGCGTCATGCGCTACTGGTTCGAAGAACCCTACGAAGCTTTCGTGGAGTTGAGCGATTTGTACGACAAGCATATTCATGACCAGAGCGAACGCCGCTTTATCATCGAACACGAGCGAGTCAAAGTCGGCCTAGTGGAACTGGTAGACATCAACCACATCCATCGCCGGGCCGAGTTTCAAATCATTATCGACCCGGCGCATCAGGGTTATGGCTACGCCAGCGCCGCCGCCCGGCTGGCGATGGACTACGGCTTCGCCATTCTTAACCTCTACAAACTGTATCTGATTGTGGACAAGGAAAACCAAAAGGCGATCCATATCTACAGTAAGCTGGGCTTTGATGTAGAAGGCGAGTTAATTCACGAATTTTTTATTAATGGGGAGTACCGCAACGCCATTCGGATGTGCATTTTTCAACAGAACTATCTGTCCAGGCACAAAAAACCCAGCGGCGCCCCTTCTCCCGAAGCGGATATCACCCGGTGA
- a CDS encoding TonB-dependent siderophore receptor: MNNHLWRKGWPLLAVMPFTAHAATQPEEETLVINRDTAATSSSIKESGYQPHKTITGTRTESRLLDVPQAVNVVPQQVLQDWSATNIDEALYNVSGITQSNTLGGTQDALIKRGFGDNRDGSIFHDGVRSIQARNFTPTSERVEVLKGPASMLFGMGEPGGVINVITKKPELVQKTHIEGWNSSFNGGGGQLDVTGPISDSRLAYRMIVDHDETDYWRNFGRNRQTTLAPSLMWYGEGTTLRVAYEHQEYLTPFDRGTVIDSRTGKPVDVPRDRRFDESYNATRGDQDTLTFQADHNLTDRWKTSLTYAYSRNRYSDNQARATRYNAATGALTRQPDATADAHSQSQAVQLTLNGDIDWGQTHHQLLFGVDHEADRTYRSDMIRGSAVTNFNVYDPVYGLLPASTSVRAVDSDQRENVDSTGVFIQDAVRLNANWMLLGGLRYDHFDVMSGKGRPFVTNTDGSDGRLVPRAGVVYNLTSYASLYASYSESFKPNTSIGTQIGALPPELGKSYEVGAKLDLPNRITANIALFDIHKRNVMVSEDVGGETVTRTAGKVRSQGVELDIAGKLTDSLSLIGSYAFADARVTSDPDNNGNRMPNAARHTAALFLTQDFGNLGLHAGDNLRVGAGARYVGHRAGNAANSFTLDDYTVADAFVSYSLPINGYAVKWQLNVKNLFDKTYYPSSGSNLRVAVGEPREVVLRASVDF, translated from the coding sequence ATGAATAATCATTTATGGCGCAAAGGCTGGCCGTTGTTGGCCGTCATGCCTTTCACCGCACACGCCGCCACGCAACCGGAGGAAGAGACGCTGGTCATTAATCGCGACACGGCGGCAACGTCCTCCAGCATCAAGGAGAGCGGCTATCAGCCTCACAAGACGATAACGGGGACGCGTACCGAAAGCCGGCTGCTGGACGTTCCCCAGGCCGTCAACGTCGTCCCTCAGCAGGTGCTGCAGGACTGGTCGGCGACCAATATCGATGAAGCGCTCTACAATGTCAGCGGCATCACCCAATCCAACACGCTGGGCGGAACGCAGGATGCACTGATCAAACGCGGCTTCGGGGATAACCGTGACGGCTCCATTTTCCACGACGGCGTGCGTTCAATTCAGGCGCGTAACTTTACGCCGACCAGCGAACGCGTCGAAGTGCTGAAAGGGCCTGCCTCCATGCTGTTCGGCATGGGCGAACCCGGCGGCGTGATTAACGTCATTACCAAAAAACCCGAGCTGGTGCAGAAAACCCATATTGAAGGCTGGAACAGCAGCTTCAACGGCGGCGGCGGTCAGTTGGACGTTACCGGACCGATTAGCGATTCCAGACTCGCCTATCGCATGATCGTCGATCACGACGAAACCGATTACTGGCGCAACTTTGGTCGCAACCGCCAAACCACCCTCGCGCCGTCGCTGATGTGGTATGGAGAGGGCACCACCTTACGCGTCGCTTACGAGCATCAAGAATACCTGACCCCGTTTGACCGGGGCACGGTCATCGACAGCCGTACCGGCAAACCGGTCGATGTGCCGCGCGACCGCCGTTTCGATGAAAGCTATAACGCTACCCGCGGCGATCAGGACACTCTGACCTTTCAGGCGGATCACAACCTGACCGACCGCTGGAAAACCAGCCTGACCTATGCCTATAGCCGCAACCGTTACAGCGATAATCAGGCGCGCGCCACCCGATACAACGCCGCAACCGGCGCGCTGACGCGTCAGCCCGACGCCACCGCCGACGCGCACAGCCAGTCACAGGCTGTACAGCTGACGCTGAACGGCGATATCGACTGGGGACAAACCCACCATCAGCTGCTGTTCGGCGTCGACCATGAAGCCGACCGAACCTACCGCAGCGACATGATCCGCGGCTCCGCCGTCACCAACTTCAACGTCTACGATCCGGTTTATGGACTGCTGCCGGCGTCCACGTCCGTCAGGGCGGTGGACAGCGACCAGCGTGAAAACGTCGACAGCACCGGCGTCTTCATACAGGACGCCGTCCGTCTCAATGCCAACTGGATGCTGCTGGGCGGTCTGCGCTACGACCACTTCGACGTCATGTCCGGCAAGGGACGCCCGTTCGTCACCAATACCGACGGCTCCGACGGCCGCCTCGTTCCACGCGCCGGGGTCGTGTATAACCTGACGTCCTACGCCTCCCTGTATGCCAGCTACAGCGAATCCTTCAAGCCGAATACCTCCATCGGCACCCAGATCGGCGCGCTGCCGCCGGAACTCGGCAAGTCGTACGAAGTCGGCGCCAAGTTGGATCTGCCCAACCGCATCACCGCCAACATCGCGCTGTTCGATATTCATAAGCGCAACGTCATGGTCAGTGAGGACGTGGGCGGAGAGACCGTGACGCGAACGGCGGGCAAGGTGCGTTCGCAGGGCGTTGAGCTGGACATCGCCGGCAAGCTGACCGATTCGCTGAGCCTGATCGGCTCCTATGCTTTTGCCGACGCGCGGGTCACCTCCGATCCGGACAACAACGGCAACCGGATGCCGAACGCGGCGCGCCATACCGCTGCGCTGTTCCTGACGCAGGACTTCGGCAATCTCGGGCTGCATGCGGGCGATAATCTGCGCGTCGGCGCGGGCGCCCGTTACGTCGGCCACCGGGCCGGCAACGCCGCCAACAGCTTTACGCTGGACGACTACACCGTCGCGGATGCCTTCGTCTCGTATAGTCTGCCGATCAACGGCTATGCGGTGAAATGGCAGCTCAACGTGAAGAACCTGTTCGATAAGACCTACTATCCTTCCAGCGGCAGTAACCTGCGCGTCGCGGTGGGTGAACCCCGGGAAGTGGTATTGCGCGCCAGCGTAGACTTCTAA
- a CDS encoding ABC transporter substrate-binding protein — MRPVFPYVALIVCSLFSALSPAKTVTDIMGRQVVIPDNPQRIVLGESRMLYTLALLEPGNPAQRVVGWPNDLARYDAQSWRQYTRKFPAIAQIPILGSGNLNTINAEILLPLKPDLVILPRLAKGSDNEQRLQQVLTEAGIPYIYVDLRIELLKNTLPSLKLLGEALNRPERAAAFSAFYQRHMEVIRDRLSRYQGKKTTVMLHLHLGRRDTCCTTAVNGNLGELIDFAGGDNIAKGIIHGVYGELNPEQALAARPEVYIATGMAGPEGKRVSNLMLGPEVTPKEARDSFSMLLLQQPLLSHLDAVQSGRAWSMWHNFYLSPYHVVMVEMFARALYPSLFGDIDPQHTLQQLYQQFLPIDFSGTYWSQLSHE, encoded by the coding sequence ATGCGCCCGGTATTTCCTTACGTCGCTTTGATCGTTTGCAGCCTGTTCAGCGCGCTGTCCCCGGCGAAAACCGTCACCGACATAATGGGACGCCAGGTCGTCATTCCGGATAATCCCCAGCGGATCGTACTCGGCGAAAGCCGCATGCTGTATACGCTGGCGCTGCTGGAGCCGGGCAACCCGGCGCAGCGCGTGGTGGGCTGGCCCAACGATCTGGCGCGCTACGATGCGCAAAGCTGGCGACAGTACACGCGGAAATTCCCGGCTATCGCCCAAATCCCTATTCTGGGCAGCGGCAATCTCAACACCATCAACGCCGAAATCCTGCTCCCGCTGAAACCCGATCTGGTGATCCTGCCGCGTCTGGCAAAAGGGTCAGATAACGAACAGCGTTTGCAGCAGGTCCTGACGGAAGCCGGCATTCCTTATATCTATGTCGATCTACGCATCGAACTACTCAAAAACACCCTTCCCAGCCTCAAATTGCTGGGCGAAGCACTGAACCGTCCCGAACGCGCGGCCGCCTTCAGCGCGTTTTATCAGCGACATATGGAGGTCATCCGTGACCGCCTCAGCCGCTATCAGGGCAAAAAAACCACCGTCATGCTGCACCTGCATCTGGGCCGGCGTGATACCTGCTGCACCACCGCCGTCAACGGTAATTTGGGCGAACTGATCGACTTCGCCGGCGGTGACAATATCGCCAAAGGCATCATCCACGGCGTGTACGGCGAACTTAATCCCGAACAGGCGCTGGCCGCCAGACCGGAGGTCTATATCGCCACCGGCATGGCCGGACCGGAAGGAAAACGCGTATCTAACCTGATGCTCGGCCCGGAAGTGACGCCAAAGGAGGCCCGCGACAGCTTCAGCATGCTACTGCTGCAACAGCCGTTACTCTCGCATCTGGACGCGGTGCAATCCGGCAGAGCCTGGAGCATGTGGCACAACTTTTACCTCAGCCCTTATCACGTCGTGATGGTGGAAATGTTCGCCAGGGCGCTTTACCCGTCGCTGTTTGGCGATATCGACCCGCAACACACCTTACAACAACTCTATCAGCAGTTTTTACCGATCGATTTTTCAGGGACCTATTGGAGCCAGTTATCACATGAATAA
- a CDS encoding amino acid ABC transporter permease has translation MGAPARSQDNRLGFRVRAGLTWLLLIGLLFWLFASMHLDTGLIRQKLPSMLGLHLSPDGFIQGAVLSIVITVISMLFCILLAVVTAMGRLSSSALAFGCATFYVSLFRGTPLLVQVLIIYLALPQVGIVMGAFTSGIIALSLNYGAYLAETIRSGVLSVPRGQKEAAMALGLSRWTIITHVITPQALRIIIPPAGSQFISMIKDSSLVSLMGLWELNFLAQSYGRSTYHYMEMLTSAAAIYWLLSMVLELLQTRLERHFARGYEPHDRKDAS, from the coding sequence ATGGGCGCGCCGGCGCGAAGCCAGGATAACCGTTTGGGATTCCGCGTGCGGGCCGGACTGACCTGGCTGCTGCTGATCGGACTGCTGTTCTGGCTGTTCGCCAGCATGCACCTGGATACGGGCCTGATCCGTCAGAAGCTGCCGTCCATGCTAGGGCTGCATCTGTCGCCAGACGGTTTCATTCAGGGCGCGGTGCTTAGCATCGTCATCACCGTCATCTCCATGCTGTTCTGTATCCTGCTCGCCGTGGTCACCGCGATGGGCCGCCTCTCCTCGAGCGCGCTGGCTTTCGGCTGCGCTACGTTTTACGTGTCGCTATTTCGCGGTACGCCGCTGCTGGTGCAGGTACTCATCATCTATCTGGCCTTGCCGCAGGTTGGGATCGTCATGGGCGCGTTCACCTCGGGCATTATCGCCCTGTCGCTCAACTATGGCGCCTATCTGGCCGAAACCATCCGCAGCGGCGTGCTGTCGGTGCCGCGCGGTCAGAAAGAGGCCGCCATGGCGCTGGGGCTATCGCGCTGGACCATCATCACGCACGTCATCACTCCTCAGGCGTTGCGCATCATTATCCCGCCCGCCGGTTCGCAGTTTATTTCCATGATCAAGGATTCGTCGCTGGTCTCTCTGATGGGGCTGTGGGAGTTGAACTTTCTGGCGCAGTCTTATGGTCGCAGCACCTATCACTATATGGAAATGCTGACTTCCGCCGCCGCCATTTACTGGCTGCTGTCGATGGTGCTGGAGCTGTTGCAGACCCGTCTTGAGCGTCATTTCGCACGCGGTTACGAACCCCACGACCGTAAAGACGCTTCCTGA